A genomic stretch from Actinomadura rubteroloni includes:
- a CDS encoding MFS transporter, whose protein sequence is MYLSAGRVADAAGGVQRRGALRSVARNIAPNVVALGAVSLITDVSSEMVTAVLPLYLVAGLGLSPLAFGFLDGLYGGASAFVRLVGGHLADRRTGHKAVAGFGYTLSALVKPVFLVATSVPGIGAALVADRVGKGVRTAPRDALISLSSPPDAQGRAFGVHRAMDTAGALLGPLVAFGVLSAASQRYDPVFMVSFCFAVLGVVVLALFVQDRKGTATASVRATLAVLRRPAFARVCAAALLLAATTVSDAFVYLLLQKTADVPIRYFPLLPVGTAASYLLLAVPLGIAADRLGRRRVFLAGHAVLLLVYALLLAPLDGTVLLVASLALHGAFYAATDGVLMALAGPMLPAGTRAGGLAVLQTGQATAALGCSVAFGAAWTWWGPHTALLAASGALAVAGLAAFALLTTRKATA, encoded by the coding sequence GTGTATCTGTCGGCAGGCCGCGTCGCGGACGCGGCGGGCGGAGTGCAGCGGCGCGGCGCGCTGCGCTCGGTCGCGAGGAACATCGCGCCGAACGTGGTGGCGCTCGGCGCGGTCAGTCTGATCACCGACGTGTCGTCAGAGATGGTGACGGCCGTCCTTCCCCTCTACTTGGTGGCGGGCCTCGGCTTGTCGCCGCTGGCCTTCGGCTTCCTGGACGGCCTGTACGGCGGCGCGTCGGCGTTCGTCCGGCTCGTCGGCGGGCACCTGGCCGACCGCAGGACGGGCCACAAGGCCGTCGCCGGCTTCGGCTACACGCTGTCCGCGCTGGTCAAGCCGGTGTTCCTGGTCGCGACGTCCGTCCCCGGCATCGGCGCGGCGCTGGTCGCGGACCGGGTGGGCAAGGGCGTCCGGACGGCGCCCCGCGACGCCCTGATCTCCCTGTCCAGCCCTCCGGACGCGCAGGGCCGCGCGTTCGGCGTCCACCGCGCGATGGACACGGCCGGGGCGCTGCTCGGCCCGCTCGTCGCGTTCGGCGTGCTGAGCGCCGCGAGCCAGCGCTACGACCCGGTGTTCATGGTGAGCTTCTGCTTCGCGGTGCTGGGCGTGGTGGTGCTCGCGCTGTTCGTCCAGGACCGGAAGGGCACCGCGACGGCGTCGGTCCGCGCGACGCTGGCGGTGCTGCGCCGTCCCGCGTTCGCCCGGGTGTGCGCCGCCGCGCTGCTGCTCGCCGCGACGACCGTCAGCGACGCGTTCGTGTACCTGCTGCTGCAGAAGACGGCGGACGTGCCCATCCGGTACTTCCCGCTGCTGCCCGTCGGGACGGCCGCGTCGTATCTGCTGCTGGCCGTCCCGCTCGGCATCGCCGCCGACCGCCTGGGCCGCCGCCGGGTGTTCCTCGCCGGGCACGCGGTCCTGCTGCTGGTGTACGCGCTGCTGCTGGCGCCGCTGGACGGGACGGTCCTCCTCGTCGCGTCCCTGGCCCTGCACGGCGCGTTCTACGCCGCGACCGACGGCGTCCTGATGGCGCTGGCCGGCCCGATGCTCCCCGCCGGCACCCGCGCGGGCGGCCTCGCGGTGCTCCAGACGGGCCAGGCCACGGCCGCGCTCGGCTGTTCGGTGGCGTTCGGCGCCGCCTGGACCTGGTGGGGTCCGCACACCGCCCTGCTCGCGGCGTCCGGGGCGCTGGCCGTCGCGGGCCTCGCCGCGTTCGCCCTGCTCACGACCCGAAAGGCGACCGCATGA
- a CDS encoding phosphotransferase — protein sequence MDDARPEWDPEIDVSAASAAELFGGRFAHVAPLATGWDNTVFLADGTWVLRFPRRRIAVPGVEREIALLPGLSAALPLPVPVPEIVGRPSDAFPWPFWGARLLPGRELAESGLPDALRTSAAAALGAFLRALHAPDLAASLGARLPVDPFRRGDPSVRAPMAREKLDGLVARGLYEPDAAVAELLAAGARSGPSGARLVVAHGDLHVRHLLVGPDGRAAGVIDWGDLCRADPAVDLSLAYAGFQGAARDALLAAYGPVSPATELRARVAAAFLCSTLAEYAAATGRARLRDESLAGLRRCVS from the coding sequence ATGGACGACGCCCGTCCGGAATGGGACCCCGAGATCGACGTCTCGGCGGCCTCGGCGGCCGAGCTGTTCGGCGGCCGGTTCGCGCACGTCGCCCCGCTCGCGACCGGCTGGGACAACACCGTCTTCCTGGCCGACGGGACGTGGGTGCTGCGGTTCCCGCGCCGCCGGATCGCGGTTCCGGGCGTGGAGCGCGAGATCGCCCTGCTGCCCGGGCTCTCCGCCGCGCTGCCGCTGCCCGTACCGGTGCCGGAGATCGTCGGCCGGCCGTCCGACGCCTTCCCGTGGCCGTTCTGGGGCGCGCGGCTGCTCCCGGGGCGCGAGCTGGCCGAGAGCGGGCTGCCTGACGCGCTCCGGACGTCCGCCGCCGCCGCGCTGGGCGCCTTCCTGCGGGCACTGCACGCGCCGGACCTCGCCGCTTCGCTCGGGGCGCGGCTGCCCGTCGACCCGTTCCGGCGCGGCGACCCGTCGGTGCGCGCGCCGATGGCGCGGGAGAAGCTGGACGGGCTCGTCGCGCGCGGCCTCTACGAGCCCGACGCGGCGGTGGCCGAACTGCTCGCGGCCGGGGCGCGGTCCGGGCCGTCCGGCGCCCGGCTCGTCGTGGCCCACGGCGACCTGCACGTGCGGCACCTGCTCGTCGGGCCGGACGGACGTGCCGCCGGCGTCATCGACTGGGGCGACCTGTGCCGCGCGGACCCGGCGGTGGACCTGTCGCTCGCCTACGCGGGCTTCCAGGGCGCGGCCCGGGACGCCCTGCTAGCCGCGTACGGTCCCGTCTCCCCTGCCACCGAGCTGCGCGCCCGCGTGGCCGCCGCGTTCCTCTGCTCGACGCTGGCCGAGTACGCCGCCGCGACCGGCCGCGCCCGCCTGCGCGACGAGTCCCTGGCCGGCCTGCGGCGGTGCGTCTCCTGA
- a CDS encoding TolB family protein yields the protein MTLRTRLLIVAACALVLGLAATLFTLRAGSSAANAGRGEQFTLGTPGRIVFRDMRMGPGKDHLASVAAADPGGPRTVSGLVCARFHAASGTGLCLRDVPGLAPGYDAVVVDARLRPQRHVKGTGVPSRTRVSPSGRMAAWTVFVSGDNYGGMNFSTRTSILDTRTGHLIPSLESFTVYKDGTRYQAADTNFWGVTFKDDTHFYATLATHGKTYLIAGDTTRREVTTLHANVECPSLSPDGTAIVYKKRVRDASTGRPWHLYRLDLATQRETPLAESRNVDDQALWIDATHVAYSLPGDYGSDLWTVPADGTGAPRKLLQAALNAVF from the coding sequence ATGACCCTCCGCACCAGGTTGCTGATCGTCGCCGCCTGCGCCCTCGTGCTCGGCCTCGCGGCGACGCTGTTCACGCTGCGCGCGGGAAGCAGCGCCGCCAACGCCGGACGGGGCGAACAGTTCACGCTCGGCACGCCGGGCCGGATCGTCTTCCGCGACATGCGGATGGGTCCGGGCAAGGACCATCTCGCGTCCGTCGCCGCCGCCGACCCGGGCGGGCCCCGCACCGTCAGCGGCCTGGTGTGCGCCCGCTTCCACGCGGCGTCCGGGACGGGCCTGTGCCTGCGCGACGTCCCGGGCCTCGCGCCGGGCTACGACGCCGTCGTCGTGGACGCCCGGCTCCGCCCGCAGCGCCACGTCAAGGGCACGGGCGTGCCGTCCCGCACGCGGGTGTCGCCGAGCGGGCGCATGGCCGCCTGGACGGTCTTCGTCAGCGGAGACAACTACGGCGGAATGAACTTCTCCACCCGGACGAGCATCCTCGACACCCGGACGGGGCACCTGATCCCGTCTTTGGAGAGCTTCACTGTCTACAAGGACGGCACCCGCTACCAGGCCGCCGACACCAACTTCTGGGGCGTCACCTTCAAAGACGACACCCACTTCTACGCGACCCTGGCCACCCACGGGAAGACGTACCTCATCGCGGGCGATACGACCCGCCGCGAAGTGACGACCCTGCATGCGAACGTCGAGTGTCCGTCCCTGTCGCCGGACGGCACGGCGATCGTCTACAAGAAGCGCGTCCGGGACGCGTCCACCGGCCGCCCCTGGCACCTCTACCGCCTGGACCTGGCGACCCAGCGCGAGACGCCGCTGGCCGAGTCGCGCAACGTGGACGACCAGGCGCTCTGGATCGACGCGACGCACGTCGCCTACTCCCTCCCCGGCGACTACGGCTCCGATCTGTGGACCGTCCCCGCGGACGGCACCGGCGCCCCGAGGAAACTTTTGCAAGCCGCTCTGAACGCCGTCTTCTGA
- a CDS encoding alkaline phosphatase family protein: protein MSDPSAALRSFRVPRRRAVVIVALVAVAALVSALAAQGERHRAYAATIPTPDHVVVAVFENHAYSQVIGSSSAPYINSLATGGANLTNFFAETHPSEPNYFAMFSGSTQGITDDACPPPGSPYNKPNLGAEVIAAGRTWGSYNEGLPSQGSTTCSNSAGKYARKHNPWFSFSNVPASTGYTFNQWPTDYTKLPTVSFVVPNLCNDMHDCSVNTGDTWLKNKLDGYAQWAKTHNSVLIVTFDEDDRSAGNKIATVLYGAHVRPGATDGTQFNHYNLLRTIEDMYGTTHAGNAGSATPITSIWQ from the coding sequence GTGTCCGATCCTTCCGCCGCGCTCCGTTCGTTCCGTGTTCCCCGGCGCAGGGCCGTCGTCATCGTCGCCCTGGTCGCCGTCGCCGCCCTCGTGTCCGCGCTCGCCGCGCAGGGCGAGCGGCACCGGGCCTACGCCGCGACCATCCCGACGCCCGACCACGTCGTGGTGGCCGTCTTCGAGAACCACGCGTACTCGCAGGTCATCGGCAGTTCCAGTGCCCCGTACATCAACTCGCTCGCCACCGGAGGCGCAAACCTCACCAACTTCTTCGCCGAGACGCACCCGAGCGAGCCGAACTACTTCGCGATGTTCTCGGGCAGCACCCAGGGCATCACCGACGACGCCTGCCCGCCGCCCGGGTCGCCGTACAACAAGCCGAACCTCGGCGCCGAGGTCATCGCGGCCGGCCGGACGTGGGGGAGCTACAACGAGGGCCTGCCGTCGCAGGGCTCCACGACGTGCTCCAACAGCGCGGGCAAGTACGCGCGCAAGCACAACCCGTGGTTCTCGTTCAGCAACGTCCCGGCGTCCACGGGCTACACGTTCAACCAGTGGCCCACGGACTACACCAAGCTGCCGACCGTGTCGTTCGTCGTCCCGAACCTGTGCAACGACATGCACGACTGCTCGGTGAACACCGGCGACACGTGGCTGAAGAACAAGCTCGACGGCTACGCCCAGTGGGCCAAGACCCACAACAGCGTCCTCATCGTCACGTTCGACGAGGACGACCGCTCCGCCGGGAACAAGATCGCGACCGTGCTCTACGGCGCGCACGTCCGTCCCGGCGCGACCGACGGCACCCAGTTCAACCACTACAACCTGCTGCGCACCATCGAGGACATGTACGGCACCACCCACGCGGGCAACGCGGGGTCGGCCACGCCCATCACGTCGATCTGGCAGTGA
- a CDS encoding VOC family protein: protein MFLGLRTIIYPVRDLPAARRWWSEILGSAPYFDEPFYVGFNVGGYELALDPKGHAESGAAPVTYWGVEDVDHAVTRLTSSGATVHTPVTDHGGGIRTAVVVTPDESLLGVIENPHFPDSPA from the coding sequence ATGTTCCTCGGCCTGCGCACGATCATCTATCCCGTCCGCGACCTTCCCGCCGCGCGCCGCTGGTGGTCGGAGATTCTGGGATCGGCTCCCTACTTCGACGAGCCGTTCTACGTTGGCTTCAACGTCGGCGGCTACGAGCTGGCACTCGACCCGAAAGGCCACGCGGAGAGCGGCGCGGCCCCCGTCACGTACTGGGGAGTCGAGGACGTCGACCACGCGGTCACACGGCTGACGAGCTCCGGCGCGACCGTCCACACGCCCGTCACGGATCATGGCGGCGGAATCCGCACGGCAGTCGTCGTGACCCCCGACGAAAGCCTACTGGGCGTGATCGAGAACCCCCACTTCCCGGACTCGCCCGCCTGA
- the mtrB gene encoding MtrAB system histidine kinase MtrB, translating to MARLRRLVGAVYLRWRRSIQVRVVTSTLCISAIVVAILGMFLTQQMSNALLDGKIKAARLQLDEGLSTVQRQLGNQPDNGSRLDNVMAGLKARSGPSGLYEVYIRDTRDSSFDGYSTNELRVESIPQRLRDELRRSPADTTAYTFGKLSYVGRPSERGLIVGGKAGQFELYYLFPLTQDQRTLTVVSQALVGVGVVLVLLLAAIASLVTRQVVIPVRLAAQGAQRLADGRLEERMRVRGEDDLAALARSFNEMAANLQDKIVELEDLSQVQRQFVSDVSHELRTPLTTIRIAADMLYENRDTFDDPMVGRSAELLQSQLERFESLLADLLEISRHDAGAATLDAESLDMRDLVLRVVGDIQNLAERKGSKVLLQLPGEPCMAEVDRRRVERILRNLLVNAVEHGEGEDIVVSVGADRDAVAVAVRDHGVGLKPGEGQMVFDRFWRADPARARTTGGTGLGLSISREDAQLHGGWLQAWGEPGAGSQFRLSLPRVAGAELRGSPLPLVPPGAGGRPVFAELEAGE from the coding sequence CTGGCCCGGCTGCGCCGTCTCGTCGGCGCCGTCTACCTGCGCTGGCGCCGCTCGATCCAGGTCCGGGTCGTCACCTCGACGCTGTGCATCTCGGCGATCGTCGTGGCGATCCTCGGCATGTTCCTGACGCAGCAGATGTCGAACGCGCTGCTGGACGGCAAGATCAAGGCGGCGCGGCTGCAACTGGACGAGGGGCTGTCGACCGTCCAGCGCCAGCTCGGCAACCAGCCCGACAACGGCAGCCGCCTGGACAACGTCATGGCGGGGCTGAAGGCGCGCAGCGGGCCGTCCGGACTGTACGAGGTGTACATCCGGGACACGCGCGACTCGTCGTTCGACGGTTACAGCACCAACGAGCTGCGGGTGGAGAGCATCCCGCAGCGGCTCCGGGACGAGCTGCGCCGCAGCCCCGCCGATACGACCGCCTACACGTTCGGGAAGCTGTCGTACGTGGGCCGTCCGTCCGAGCGGGGGCTGATCGTCGGCGGCAAGGCCGGGCAGTTCGAGCTGTACTACCTGTTCCCGCTCACCCAGGACCAGCGGACGCTGACGGTCGTCAGCCAGGCGCTCGTCGGTGTCGGCGTCGTGCTCGTGCTGCTGCTCGCGGCCATCGCCTCGCTGGTCACGCGGCAGGTCGTGATCCCGGTGCGGCTCGCGGCGCAGGGCGCGCAGCGGCTCGCGGACGGACGGCTGGAGGAGCGCATGCGGGTGCGCGGCGAGGACGACCTCGCGGCGCTCGCGCGCTCGTTCAATGAGATGGCCGCCAACCTCCAGGACAAGATCGTGGAGCTGGAGGACCTGTCGCAGGTCCAGCGGCAGTTCGTGTCGGACGTGTCGCACGAGCTGCGCACCCCGCTCACCACGATCCGGATCGCCGCCGACATGCTCTACGAGAACCGGGACACCTTCGACGACCCGATGGTGGGCCGGTCCGCCGAACTGTTGCAGAGCCAACTGGAACGCTTCGAGTCGCTGCTGGCGGACCTGCTGGAGATCAGCCGGCACGACGCGGGCGCGGCCACCCTCGACGCCGAGTCCCTCGACATGCGCGACCTCGTCCTGCGCGTCGTCGGCGACATCCAGAACCTCGCTGAGCGCAAGGGCAGCAAGGTCCTGCTCCAGTTGCCCGGCGAGCCGTGCATGGCCGAGGTGGACCGGCGCCGCGTCGAGCGGATCCTGCGGAACCTGCTGGTCAACGCGGTCGAGCACGGAGAGGGCGAGGACATCGTCGTATCGGTCGGAGCGGACCGGGACGCGGTGGCGGTCGCCGTCCGCGACCACGGCGTCGGTCTCAAGCCGGGGGAGGGCCAGATGGTGTTCGACCGGTTCTGGCGCGCCGACCCGGCCCGCGCCCGCACGACCGGCGGCACCGGGCTCGGCCTGTCGATCTCCCGCGAGGACGCCCAGCTCCACGGCGGCTGGCTCCAGGCATGGGGCGAGCCCGGCGCCGGATCCCAGTTCCGGCTGTCCCTGCCCCGCGTGGCGGGCGCCGAACTGCGCGGGTCGCCGCTGCCGCTGGTGCCGCCGGGCGCCGGGGGACGGCCCGTCTTCGCCGAACTGGAGGCCGGCGAGTGA
- a CDS encoding LpqB family beta-propeller domain-containing protein, with protein MAAFVLAASLTGCASVPSGGRVITGRPAEPAEQVDDPYVRLIPVSPRPEWDPAQLVAGFLAASASFDDGHKVARRYLTGTAGGWNPGARPPVLVFADRPRLEITEQNATRATVRASGDRLGSIGADGQYISDPKPVDVTFAVTRAAAGDPWRIGGLPPEARGGLILTKSDVDRAYRTVNLYFFAPDGGTLVPNGIFLPLVNRRDLPGQLVRALLDGQTSWLGSAVESAFPSGTRLRDVHVEDDTAVVDLSPQARSGDVERMSAQLSWTLRQLSEISRWKLEIGGDTVASRGYGAVQPVRAWDGNAPDGPALPDQPAYVLGSSGRLSRLTGDQPQPVLPVGGPLVRPTVAPDYRQVAGLSPSGDRILLRDLVSGTTFRTVLSRHSAGTHFTAPAFDRDGALWTVETKKDHSWLWVVPRGGPAFRVTDWGLADREVKAFRLARDGVRAAVVVTVDGHAQVQLGRIVRDRSSGLEAGAFLPVSSELVDAIDLSWRDYATLAVLGRKGNDTRVLPYLIPVNGGGISSLGVGALGNPTSIAAAPGAPVLIGTKDGGPGRVCRQRAPRDTISEWTCPVPGSDPTYAR; from the coding sequence ATGGCCGCTTTCGTGCTCGCCGCGTCCCTGACCGGCTGCGCGAGCGTGCCGAGCGGCGGCCGGGTGATCACCGGACGGCCCGCCGAACCCGCCGAGCAGGTGGACGACCCGTACGTCCGGCTGATTCCGGTCAGTCCCCGGCCCGAGTGGGATCCGGCGCAGCTCGTCGCGGGGTTCCTCGCCGCTTCCGCGAGCTTCGACGACGGCCACAAGGTCGCCCGCCGGTACCTGACCGGCACCGCCGGGGGCTGGAACCCGGGTGCGCGTCCACCGGTCCTCGTGTTCGCCGACCGGCCCCGGCTGGAGATCACCGAGCAGAACGCGACGCGCGCGACCGTCCGGGCGTCGGGGGACCGGCTCGGCTCCATCGGCGCGGACGGCCAGTACATCTCCGACCCCAAGCCCGTCGATGTCACGTTCGCCGTCACGCGGGCCGCGGCGGGCGACCCGTGGCGGATCGGCGGGCTGCCGCCGGAGGCCCGGGGCGGCCTGATCCTGACCAAGAGCGACGTGGACCGGGCGTACCGGACCGTCAACCTGTACTTTTTCGCGCCGGACGGGGGCACGCTCGTCCCGAACGGGATCTTCCTGCCGCTGGTGAACCGGCGCGATCTGCCCGGACAGCTCGTCCGAGCGCTGCTGGACGGGCAGACGTCCTGGCTGGGATCGGCGGTGGAGTCGGCGTTCCCGTCGGGGACACGGCTGCGGGACGTCCATGTCGAGGACGACACCGCCGTGGTGGATCTGAGCCCGCAGGCCCGGTCCGGTGATGTGGAACGGATGTCGGCGCAACTGTCGTGGACGCTGCGGCAGTTGTCGGAGATCAGCCGGTGGAAGCTGGAGATCGGCGGGGACACGGTCGCTTCGCGCGGGTACGGCGCCGTCCAGCCGGTACGGGCCTGGGACGGCAACGCTCCCGACGGCCCGGCCCTGCCTGATCAGCCCGCGTACGTCCTCGGCTCGTCGGGACGGCTCAGCAGGCTCACCGGCGACCAGCCGCAGCCCGTCCTGCCGGTCGGGGGACCGCTCGTACGGCCGACCGTCGCGCCGGACTACCGGCAGGTGGCGGGCCTGAGCCCGTCCGGCGACCGCATCCTGCTGCGGGACCTCGTATCCGGAACAACGTTCCGCACCGTCCTGTCCCGGCACAGCGCGGGCACCCACTTCACGGCCCCCGCGTTCGACCGCGACGGCGCCCTGTGGACGGTCGAGACCAAGAAGGACCACTCGTGGCTGTGGGTCGTGCCGCGCGGCGGCCCGGCGTTCCGCGTCACGGACTGGGGCCTCGCCGACCGCGAGGTGAAGGCGTTCCGGCTGGCCCGCGACGGCGTCCGGGCGGCCGTGGTCGTCACCGTGGACGGCCACGCGCAGGTACAGCTCGGCCGTATCGTGCGCGATCGGTCGTCCGGCCTGGAGGCGGGCGCGTTCCTGCCGGTCAGCTCCGAACTGGTGGACGCGATCGATCTGTCCTGGCGGGACTACGCGACGCTGGCCGTGCTGGGCCGTAAGGGCAACGACACGCGCGTCCTGCCCTATCTGATCCCGGTGAACGGCGGCGGGATCAGCTCTCTGGGTGTGGGCGCCCTGGGCAATCCGACGTCGATCGCGGCAGCTCCGGGCGCCCCGGTCCTGATCGGTACCAAGGACGGCGGCCCCGGGCGCGTCTGCCGCCAGCGCGCGCCCCGCGACACCATCAGCGAATGGACATGCCCGGTCCCGGGCTCCGACCCCACGTACGCCCGCTGA
- the hpf gene encoding ribosome hibernation-promoting factor, HPF/YfiA family encodes MDIVVRGRHTEVDNRFRTHVDGKLTRIERLDHKVMRVDVEVSEDSSLRVPEERERVELTVRSKGPVVRAEASAEDRYAALDLALDKLEGRLRRDAERRKAHHGRARGRVAARRSAADVDLPGALQPGGGAGGIAATMIAPVDEGDAALADGGRPNAATAGSVPGEEHLVPFEMDGDGPVVVREKAHTAEPMCIEQAVTEMELVGHDFFLFRDRDSGRPSVVYRRRGWDYGVIRLVEE; translated from the coding sequence GTGGACATCGTCGTCAGGGGTCGTCACACCGAAGTCGACAACCGGTTCCGCACGCACGTCGACGGCAAGCTGACCAGGATCGAACGTCTCGATCACAAGGTCATGCGCGTGGACGTGGAGGTGTCGGAGGACTCCAGCCTACGCGTCCCGGAGGAACGGGAACGCGTGGAGCTGACGGTCCGCTCCAAGGGACCGGTGGTGCGCGCCGAGGCGTCCGCCGAGGACCGCTACGCCGCGCTCGACCTCGCCCTGGACAAACTGGAGGGACGGCTCCGCCGCGACGCCGAGCGCCGGAAAGCCCACCACGGCCGCGCGCGCGGCCGGGTCGCCGCCCGCCGGTCGGCCGCCGACGTGGACCTGCCGGGAGCGCTCCAGCCCGGCGGCGGCGCGGGCGGCATCGCCGCGACGATGATCGCGCCGGTGGACGAGGGCGACGCGGCCCTCGCCGACGGCGGCAGGCCGAACGCGGCCACCGCCGGATCGGTCCCCGGCGAGGAACATCTCGTACCGTTCGAGATGGACGGCGACGGGCCGGTCGTCGTACGCGAGAAGGCGCACACCGCCGAGCCGATGTGCATCGAGCAGGCCGTCACCGAGATGGAGCTGGTGGGCCATGACTTCTTCCTGTTCCGCGACCGCGACTCCGGACGTCCTTCGGTCGTCTACCGCCGCCGGGGCTGGGATTACGGCGTCATCCGCCTTGTCGAAGAGTGA
- a CDS encoding response regulator has product MKGGSGVSSSAATQVSEEAEARGRTAVPRPSAPRTAPETARDPIRVLIVDDHALFRRGLEMVLRDEPDIDVVGEGGDGHEAVEMAGDLTPDIVLMDVRMPRRSGIEACTAIKDVAPSAKIVMLTISDEEEDLFEALKAGASGYLLKEISIDEVPQAVRAVHGGQSLISPSMASKLITEFAALAKRSEERAQQVPAPRLTDREMEVLRLVARGLGNREIARELFISENTVKNHVRNILEKLQLHSRMEAVVYAVREKLLEIT; this is encoded by the coding sequence ATGAAGGGGGGAAGCGGCGTCTCCTCCAGCGCCGCGACTCAGGTGAGCGAAGAAGCCGAGGCTCGCGGCCGAACGGCGGTTCCACGGCCGTCCGCGCCCCGGACGGCGCCCGAGACCGCCCGCGACCCGATCCGCGTGCTGATCGTGGACGACCACGCGCTGTTCCGGCGCGGCCTGGAGATGGTCCTGCGGGACGAACCCGACATCGACGTCGTCGGCGAGGGCGGGGACGGCCACGAGGCGGTCGAGATGGCGGGCGACCTCACGCCCGACATCGTCCTGATGGACGTCCGGATGCCCCGCCGCAGCGGCATCGAGGCGTGCACCGCGATCAAGGACGTCGCGCCCAGCGCCAAGATCGTCATGCTGACCATCAGCGACGAGGAGGAAGACCTCTTCGAGGCGCTGAAGGCCGGGGCGAGCGGCTACCTGCTCAAGGAGATCTCGATCGACGAGGTCCCGCAGGCCGTTCGCGCCGTCCACGGCGGGCAGTCGCTGATCAGCCCGTCGATGGCGTCCAAGCTGATCACCGAGTTCGCCGCGCTGGCCAAGCGCAGCGAGGAGCGCGCCCAGCAGGTCCCCGCGCCCCGGCTGACCGACCGGGAGATGGAGGTGCTGCGCCTGGTCGCGCGCGGCCTCGGCAACCGTGAGATCGCCCGGGAGCTGTTCATCTCCGAGAACACCGTGAAGAACCACGTCCGCAACATCCTGGAGAAGCTCCAGCTCCACTCCCGGATGGAAGCGGTCGTCTACGCAGTGCGCGAGAAGCTGCTGGAGATCACCTGA
- a CDS encoding HNH endonuclease family protein yields MRRLLSFLLPVPLAAALVTAVTAPASATPPNIPSASIAASRLAALTVAAESHGSTYDRSLFPHWITISGTCNTREQVLKRDGTNVVTDSSCAAVSGTWYSPYDGATWHAASDLDIDHMVPLAEAWGSGAWAWTTAQRQAYANDLGGPELWAVTDSVNQAKSDKDPAEWQPSVASFRCTYARAWIQVKWYYGLTVDSAEKSALTSMLATC; encoded by the coding sequence ATGCGCCGTCTGCTGTCGTTCCTCCTGCCCGTGCCACTGGCCGCAGCACTCGTCACCGCCGTCACGGCACCCGCGTCCGCAACACCGCCGAACATTCCGTCCGCGTCCATCGCCGCATCGCGTCTCGCCGCGCTGACCGTCGCGGCCGAATCGCACGGCAGCACCTACGACCGTTCGCTCTTCCCGCACTGGATCACCATCTCCGGGACCTGCAACACCCGCGAGCAGGTCCTCAAGCGCGACGGGACGAACGTCGTCACCGACTCGTCCTGTGCCGCCGTGTCCGGCACCTGGTACTCGCCCTATGACGGCGCCACGTGGCACGCGGCGTCCGACCTCGACATCGACCACATGGTGCCGCTCGCCGAGGCCTGGGGCTCGGGCGCGTGGGCCTGGACGACCGCGCAGCGCCAGGCGTACGCCAACGACCTCGGCGGACCCGAGCTGTGGGCGGTCACCGACAGCGTCAACCAGGCCAAGAGCGACAAGGACCCGGCCGAGTGGCAGCCGTCCGTCGCGTCGTTCCGCTGCACCTACGCCCGCGCCTGGATCCAGGTGAAGTGGTACTACGGCCTGACCGTCGACAGCGCCGAGAAGAGCGCCCTGACCTCGATGCTCGCGACCTGCTGA
- a CDS encoding ComF family protein yields the protein MLNITRTAVRTLTNEGLAFVLTTALKQARPVADQAALTRTERIANLKGALAATRPLDGARVIVVDDIVTTGATLTEAVRTLRRAGAHVLAAATIAATTRTT from the coding sequence ATGCTCAACATCACCCGCACAGCCGTCCGAACCCTGACGAACGAGGGACTCGCATTCGTCCTAACGACCGCGCTGAAGCAGGCGCGCCCCGTGGCCGACCAAGCCGCACTCACGCGCACCGAACGCATAGCCAACTTGAAAGGCGCCCTAGCCGCCACCCGCCCCCTCGACGGCGCTCGCGTCATCGTCGTAGACGACATCGTCACAACGGGCGCCACGCTCACCGAAGCCGTCCGCACCCTCCGCCGCGCAGGCGCTCACGTCCTAGCGGCAGCAACGATCGCAGCGACAACACGAACAACCTGA